A window of Pseudodesulfovibrio hydrargyri contains these coding sequences:
- a CDS encoding TIGR00730 family Rossman fold protein, producing the protein MSRELKRICVYLGSNPGNNPAYVSAAESVGRELAGRGIGLVYGGSSTGLMGRLADACLAAGGEAIGVIPKRLVEKEIAHQGLTESHVVNSMHERKQLMADFSDAFITLPGGIGTLEEFFEVLTWSQIGYHAKPCGLLDVNGYYTCLTEHMDRMVAEGFLLPDHRRMVLTSPDPGELIDLFAEYDPPRVDKWIEMKKGL; encoded by the coding sequence ATGAGCCGGGAACTGAAACGCATCTGCGTCTACCTGGGATCCAATCCGGGCAACAACCCGGCCTACGTGTCCGCCGCCGAATCGGTCGGCCGCGAGCTGGCCGGGCGCGGGATCGGCCTGGTCTACGGCGGGTCCTCCACCGGGCTCATGGGCCGGTTGGCCGACGCCTGCCTGGCGGCGGGAGGCGAGGCCATCGGGGTCATCCCCAAGCGGCTGGTCGAAAAGGAGATCGCCCACCAGGGGCTGACCGAGTCCCACGTGGTCAACTCCATGCACGAGCGCAAGCAGCTCATGGCCGACTTCTCGGACGCGTTCATCACCCTGCCCGGCGGCATCGGCACCTTGGAGGAATTCTTCGAGGTCCTGACCTGGAGCCAGATCGGCTACCACGCCAAGCCGTGCGGCCTGCTCGACGTGAACGGCTACTACACCTGCCTGACCGAGCACATGGACCGCATGGTCGCCGAGGGCTTCCTGCTGCCCGACCACCGGCGCATGGTCCTGACCAGTCCGGACCCCGGCGAACTCATCGACCTGTTCGCCGAGTACGATCCGCCGCGAGTGGACAAATGGATTGAAATGAAAAAAGGCCTCTAA
- a CDS encoding threonine aldolase family protein has product MSDLKSFASDNNSGAHPAVMEAVVRVNTGHLKSYGDDELSIHTDEVFKEFFGSQARIHYVTTGTAANVLGLRSVTHTYNSVLCAEQAHINNDECGAPEAFGGIKLVPIPSPDGKLTPGMIAPYLGHIGFVHASQPKVISITQPTEVGKLYTLKEIEDLVEFAHDRDLLVHMDGARLANACAALDCSFFDMTTALDVDFISFGGTKNGCLMGEAVIFLNPDIGQGFPYLRKQAMQLVSKMRFVSAQLEAYLKDDLWLKNARNANAMAKRLAEKAGAIDGVTIKGTVDCNSLFAHIPPEATEILLKKYYFYVWNEHDQTVRWMTSWATTEAMVDEFVEDLRKAMKAVS; this is encoded by the coding sequence ATGAGCGATTTGAAATCCTTTGCCAGCGACAACAACTCCGGAGCCCACCCGGCCGTCATGGAGGCCGTGGTCCGGGTCAACACGGGCCATCTCAAGTCCTACGGCGACGACGAACTGTCCATCCACACCGACGAGGTGTTCAAGGAGTTCTTCGGGTCCCAGGCGCGCATCCACTACGTGACCACCGGCACGGCGGCCAACGTGCTCGGCCTGCGCTCCGTGACCCACACCTACAACTCGGTGCTCTGCGCCGAGCAGGCCCACATCAACAACGACGAGTGCGGCGCGCCCGAGGCCTTCGGCGGCATCAAGCTGGTGCCCATCCCGTCCCCGGACGGCAAGCTCACGCCCGGTATGATCGCCCCCTACCTCGGCCACATCGGCTTCGTGCACGCCTCCCAGCCCAAGGTCATCTCCATCACCCAGCCCACCGAGGTGGGCAAGCTGTACACATTGAAGGAGATCGAGGACCTGGTGGAGTTCGCCCACGACCGCGACCTGCTGGTGCACATGGACGGCGCGCGCCTGGCCAACGCCTGCGCGGCCCTGGACTGCTCCTTCTTCGACATGACCACCGCGCTCGACGTGGACTTCATCTCGTTCGGCGGGACCAAGAACGGCTGCCTCATGGGCGAGGCCGTGATCTTTCTCAATCCGGACATCGGCCAGGGATTCCCCTACCTGCGCAAGCAGGCCATGCAACTGGTCTCCAAGATGCGTTTCGTCTCGGCCCAGCTGGAGGCCTACCTCAAGGACGACCTGTGGCTCAAAAACGCGCGTAACGCCAACGCCATGGCCAAACGGCTGGCCGAAAAGGCCGGGGCCATCGACGGCGTGACCATCAAGGGCACCGTGGACTGCAACTCCCTGTTCGCCCACATCCCGCCCGAGGCCACGGAAATCCTGCTCAAGAAGTACTATTTCTACGTCTGGAACGAACACGACCAGACCGTGCGCTGGATGACCTCCTGGGCCACCACCGAGGCGATGGTCGACGAGTTCGTGGAAGACCTGCGCAAGGCCATGAAGGCGGTGTCATGA
- a CDS encoding GDSL-type esterase/lipase family protein — MITFFIGDSLTLGCGDEAGLGWPGRLASAMMRHGQDLTWYNLGVRANTTTKIRDRWKEEVTRRFLPGQNTRLVFSFGVADISNDVPAKTSFDNAEAILAGAKALGPTLFIGPMPVADQDKNERIVQLSLGFESVCERLGVPHVPVTGFLLESDAYAKALAAHDNVHPTAKGYATLAEYLMQTHAVREFLGLDQ; from the coding sequence ATGATCACCTTTTTCATCGGCGATTCCCTGACGCTGGGCTGCGGCGACGAGGCAGGGCTGGGCTGGCCCGGGCGGCTCGCGTCCGCCATGATGCGCCACGGGCAGGACCTGACCTGGTACAACCTCGGCGTGCGCGCCAACACCACGACCAAGATTCGCGACCGCTGGAAGGAGGAGGTCACGCGCCGCTTCCTGCCGGGCCAAAACACCCGGCTGGTCTTCTCCTTCGGCGTGGCCGACATCTCCAACGACGTGCCCGCCAAGACCTCCTTCGACAACGCCGAGGCCATCCTGGCCGGGGCCAAGGCGTTGGGCCCGACCCTGTTCATCGGCCCCATGCCCGTGGCCGACCAGGACAAAAACGAGCGCATCGTCCAGCTTTCCCTGGGGTTCGAGTCCGTATGCGAACGACTCGGCGTGCCCCACGTCCCGGTGACCGGCTTCCTGCTGGAATCCGACGCCTACGCCAAGGCCCTGGCGGCCCACGACAATGTCCATCCCACGGCCAAGGGCTACGCGACCCTGGCCGAATACCTTATGCAAACCCACGCGGTCCGGGAGTTCCTCGGACTGGACCAATAA
- a CDS encoding pyridoxamine 5'-phosphate oxidase family protein encodes MRKSVTEDKSVVADILDKAEVVWLALADDEGPYCVPVNFAVQGDTLFLHSGKKGRKAACLDSGAPLAFSAAVDVRFKTSDENACKLGYRFRSVMGCGVPRLLTGDEKMRALDLLTLKYAGRTMPYNEKYLPVTAAYAIDITSATARIKE; translated from the coding sequence ATGCGCAAGAGCGTGACCGAAGACAAGAGCGTGGTGGCCGACATCCTGGACAAGGCCGAGGTGGTCTGGCTGGCCCTGGCCGACGACGAAGGTCCGTACTGTGTGCCCGTGAATTTCGCGGTTCAGGGCGACACCCTCTTCCTCCACTCGGGCAAAAAGGGCCGCAAGGCCGCCTGCCTCGACTCGGGCGCGCCCCTGGCCTTTTCCGCCGCCGTGGACGTGCGCTTCAAGACCAGCGACGAGAACGCCTGCAAGCTGGGCTACCGTTTCCGCTCGGTCATGGGCTGCGGCGTGCCGCGCCTGCTTACCGGCGACGAGAAGATGCGCGCGCTGGACCTGCTGACCCTCAAGTACGCGGGCCGGACCATGCCCTACAACGAAAAGTATCTGCCCGTGACCGCCGCCTACGCCATCGACATCACGTCCGCCACCGCGCGGATCAAGGAATAG
- a CDS encoding TIGR04283 family arsenosugar biosynthesis glycosyltransferase, whose translation MDPMATSARSISVIIPVFGESAIISQTVRQVRASASGRPVEIVVADGGPGHATLAALGEPDVIGVRCPPGRGVQMNAGAAVAGGGVLLFLHADTRLPKNWPAAVDRALHDVRAGAFSLAVDSPRTSLAVVARFANLRSRFERVPYGDQAPFLDAALFRELGGFAPIPIMEDVDLFRRLKRRGEPIAILRERVLTSPRRWERDGVVRRTLGNWRLRLCYALGAAPEDLARSYRPDREE comes from the coding sequence ATGGACCCGATGGCAACCTCCGCACGTTCCATTTCCGTGATCATTCCGGTGTTCGGCGAGTCCGCGATCATCTCGCAAACCGTCCGGCAGGTGCGCGCGTCCGCTTCGGGCCGCCCGGTGGAGATCGTGGTGGCCGACGGCGGGCCGGGCCACGCGACCCTGGCCGCCCTGGGCGAACCGGACGTGATCGGGGTGCGCTGCCCGCCCGGCCGGGGCGTGCAGATGAACGCGGGCGCGGCCGTGGCCGGGGGCGGGGTCCTGCTCTTCCTGCACGCGGACACCCGGCTGCCCAAGAACTGGCCCGCAGCCGTGGACCGCGCTCTCCATGATGTCCGTGCCGGGGCCTTTTCCCTGGCCGTCGACTCCCCCCGCACCAGCCTGGCCGTGGTCGCCCGGTTCGCCAACCTGCGTTCGCGGTTCGAGCGCGTACCCTACGGCGACCAGGCCCCGTTCCTCGACGCCGCGCTGTTTCGCGAACTGGGCGGATTCGCGCCCATCCCGATCATGGAGGACGTGGACCTGTTCCGGCGGCTCAAGCGGCGGGGCGAGCCCATCGCCATCCTCAGGGAGCGCGTCCTGACCTCCCCCCGGCGCTGGGAGCGGGACGGCGTGGTCCGGCGGACCCTGGGCAACTGGCGGCTGCGGCTGTGCTACGCCCTGGGCGCCGCGCCCGAGGACCTGGCCCGCTCCTACAGGCCGGACCGGGAGGAGTGA
- a CDS encoding TIGR04282 family arsenosugar biosynthesis glycosyltransferase, whose amino-acid sequence MRDCLLFFVRYPEPGRVKTRLIGPASPALVADFYAALVGDALFRLSGAIGADLFVCFTPAGREEAARRWLGPEQRLLAQRGQGLGERMANAFRDAFALGYDRAVLTGSDIPGLTPGVVRRGLDALTPGRAALGPAEDGGYYLAGFHRDGFVPALFDEAEWGGSGVFARALERLTGAGMETAELDRLADLDTVDGLRALLDSPDCPLAGRALALGRQVAGRRPERGNR is encoded by the coding sequence ATGCGCGACTGCCTGCTGTTCTTCGTCCGGTATCCCGAGCCGGGCCGGGTCAAGACCCGGCTTATCGGCCCGGCCTCGCCCGCACTGGTGGCCGACTTCTATGCGGCCCTGGTCGGGGACGCGCTTTTTCGACTGAGCGGTGCCATCGGCGCGGACCTGTTTGTCTGTTTTACGCCCGCCGGGCGGGAGGAGGCCGCGCGCCGCTGGCTCGGCCCGGAACAACGTCTCCTGGCCCAGCGGGGCCAAGGGTTGGGCGAGCGCATGGCCAACGCGTTCCGGGATGCCTTTGCCCTGGGCTACGACCGGGCGGTTCTGACCGGCAGCGACATTCCCGGCCTGACGCCCGGAGTCGTCCGCCGGGGGCTCGACGCGCTTACGCCCGGGCGGGCTGCCCTTGGGCCTGCCGAGGACGGCGGCTACTATCTCGCGGGCTTCCATCGCGACGGGTTCGTCCCGGCCCTGTTCGACGAGGCGGAGTGGGGCGGCTCCGGGGTGTTTGCGCGTGCCCTGGAGCGGCTGACCGGGGCGGGCATGGAAACGGCCGAGCTCGACCGGCTGGCGGACCTGGACACCGTGGACGGCCTGCGGGCCCTGCTCGATTCGCCGGATTGTCCCCTGGCCGGGCGCGCCCTGGCCCTGGGCCGGCAGGTGGCCGGGCGCCGGCCTGAGAGGGGCAACCGGTAA
- the nhaA gene encoding Na+/H+ antiporter NhaA: MTRPEDRPLPVHYVLSSFDKFFRMEAAGGIALMVCTVAALVWANSPWAASYDGLWQTRLTVGVGGWVLSKPALLWINDGLMAIFFFLVGLEIKRELLVGGLSTPSQTIMPVAAAVGGMAVPALIFFGLNAGHESVAGWGIPMATDIAFALGIMSLLGSRVPVGLKIFLTAVAIVDDIGAILVIAVFYTASLNLAALLAGLAGLALMAVLNLRWRIRHSIPYLVLGVVVWFAFLLSGIHATIAGVLAAMTIPAGTRMNCATFVEELREAAEVFEMAVTPGKNVLTNKEQQMALHSMEHAYEAATTPLQNIEHALHPWVSFCIMPVFALANAGVALDAEVFRELLTPVSLGVFVGLVVGKQAGVTGACWLVHRLGLAAFPDRTTLVHLWGAACLAGVGFTMSIFIGNLAFDEGTSLVALAKIAILFASLVSGGLGYLVLRYMAPEAAADDPENITQA, encoded by the coding sequence ATGACCCGACCCGAGGACAGGCCGCTGCCCGTTCATTACGTACTCAGTTCCTTTGACAAGTTCTTCCGCATGGAGGCCGCGGGCGGGATAGCGCTCATGGTCTGCACCGTCGCGGCCCTGGTCTGGGCCAACTCGCCGTGGGCCGCGTCCTACGACGGGCTGTGGCAGACCCGGCTGACCGTGGGCGTGGGCGGCTGGGTCCTGTCCAAGCCCGCGCTGCTGTGGATCAACGACGGGCTCATGGCCATCTTCTTCTTCCTGGTCGGGCTGGAGATCAAGCGCGAACTGCTGGTGGGCGGACTGTCCACCCCCAGCCAGACCATCATGCCCGTGGCCGCGGCCGTGGGCGGCATGGCCGTGCCCGCGCTGATCTTCTTTGGCCTGAACGCGGGACACGAGTCCGTGGCTGGCTGGGGCATCCCCATGGCCACGGACATCGCCTTCGCGCTCGGCATCATGTCGCTGCTGGGCAGCCGGGTGCCCGTGGGGCTCAAGATATTCCTGACCGCCGTGGCCATCGTGGACGACATCGGGGCCATCCTGGTCATCGCCGTCTTCTACACCGCCTCCCTGAACCTGGCGGCCCTGCTCGCGGGGCTGGCCGGGCTGGCGCTCATGGCCGTGCTCAACCTGCGCTGGCGCATCCGTCATTCCATCCCCTACCTGGTCCTCGGGGTGGTGGTCTGGTTCGCCTTTCTCCTGTCCGGCATTCACGCGACCATCGCGGGCGTGCTGGCGGCCATGACCATCCCGGCCGGGACGCGCATGAACTGCGCCACCTTCGTCGAGGAACTGCGCGAGGCGGCCGAGGTCTTCGAGATGGCCGTCACCCCTGGCAAGAACGTGCTGACCAACAAGGAACAGCAGATGGCCCTGCACTCCATGGAGCACGCCTACGAGGCGGCCACCACGCCGCTGCAGAACATCGAGCACGCCCTGCACCCGTGGGTCTCGTTCTGCATCATGCCGGTCTTCGCCCTGGCCAACGCGGGCGTGGCCCTGGACGCGGAGGTCTTCCGCGAACTGCTCACCCCGGTTTCGCTCGGCGTGTTCGTCGGCCTGGTCGTGGGCAAGCAGGCCGGCGTGACCGGGGCGTGCTGGCTGGTCCACCGGCTCGGCCTGGCCGCCTTCCCGGACCGGACCACGTTGGTCCACCTGTGGGGCGCGGCCTGCCTGGCGGGCGTGGGCTTCACCATGTCCATCTTCATCGGCAACCTGGCGTTCGACGAGGGCACCTCCCTGGTGGCCCTGGCCAAGATCGCCATTCTGTTCGCCTCCCTGGTCTCCGGCGGGCTCGGCTATCTCGTCCTTCGGTACATGGCCCCGGAAGCGGCGGCGGACGATCCCGAAAACATCACGCAGGCCTGA
- a CDS encoding choice-of-anchor I family protein has translation MAVEADPKQAPGRVVVVDRTGRPLAVFRVGALPDMVTFSPDGRYILAACEGEPNKDYSVDPEGSVSVIDISGGLDKAVNHNVTFTAFNPFKEHLQAQGIRISHPGSTVAQDLEPEYVAVSPDSRLAFVTLQENNSVAVVDLAQAKVTKILALGLKDWSGLVMDASDKDKAVNLKHWPVYSAYMPDGLSAFAMDGRNYFVTANEGDSREYGDYADEKRLAKARLDPKAFPDAAGLQDEKGLGRLKTIPDLSDTDGDGDYDRIVGFGGRSFSIWDENGNLVFDSGDAFERILARDHADWFNTTNDENKFDNRSDDKGCEPESAEIGVIDGRTYAFVGLERMGGIMVFDITDPKAPSFATYRLDRDFSGDPEKGTAGDLGPEGIHFVPAAESHTGTPLLIVGNEVSGTTTIYTVR, from the coding sequence GTGGCCGTGGAGGCCGATCCCAAGCAGGCCCCCGGCCGTGTGGTCGTGGTGGACCGCACGGGCAGGCCCTTGGCGGTATTCCGCGTGGGCGCCCTGCCCGACATGGTCACCTTCTCGCCCGACGGCAGGTACATCCTGGCCGCCTGCGAGGGCGAGCCGAACAAGGACTACTCGGTGGACCCTGAAGGCTCGGTCTCGGTCATCGACATCTCCGGCGGCCTGGACAAAGCCGTGAACCACAACGTCACGTTCACCGCCTTCAATCCTTTCAAGGAGCACCTCCAGGCCCAGGGAATCCGCATCTCGCACCCCGGCTCCACCGTGGCCCAGGACCTGGAGCCCGAGTACGTCGCAGTGTCCCCGGACTCCAGGCTGGCCTTCGTCACCCTGCAGGAGAACAACAGCGTGGCCGTGGTCGATCTGGCCCAGGCCAAGGTAACCAAAATCCTGGCGCTGGGCCTCAAGGACTGGTCCGGCCTGGTCATGGACGCCAGCGACAAGGACAAGGCGGTCAACCTGAAGCACTGGCCCGTGTACTCGGCCTACATGCCTGACGGCCTGTCCGCCTTCGCCATGGACGGGCGCAACTACTTCGTCACCGCCAACGAGGGCGACTCCCGCGAGTACGGCGACTATGCCGACGAGAAGCGGCTGGCCAAGGCCAGGCTCGATCCCAAGGCGTTCCCCGACGCAGCCGGGTTGCAGGATGAAAAGGGACTGGGACGGCTCAAGACCATCCCGGACCTGTCCGACACGGACGGCGACGGCGACTACGACCGCATCGTCGGTTTCGGCGGCCGCTCCTTCTCCATATGGGACGAAAACGGCAACCTGGTCTTCGACTCCGGCGACGCGTTCGAGCGCATCCTGGCCCGCGACCACGCCGACTGGTTCAACACCACCAACGACGAGAACAAGTTCGACAACCGCTCCGACGACAAGGGGTGCGAGCCCGAGTCCGCCGAGATCGGCGTCATCGACGGCCGGACCTACGCCTTCGTGGGCCTGGAGCGCATGGGCGGGATCATGGTCTTCGACATCACCGACCCCAAGGCCCCCTCGTTCGCGACCTACCGCCTGGACCGCGACTTCTCGGGCGACCCGGAAAAGGGCACGGCCGGGGACCTCGGCCCCGAGGGCATCCACTTCGTGCCCGCCGCCGAGAGCCACACCGGAACCCCCTTGCTCATCGTGGGCAACGAGGTCTCCGGAACCACGACCATCTACACCGTGCGATAG
- the mnmE gene encoding tRNA uridine-5-carboxymethylaminomethyl(34) synthesis GTPase MnmE codes for MLDPRHSQDTIAAIATPPGDGGVGIIRVSGPRALDIARRIFRPANPAFTDFLPYRLHYGHITDADGTELDDVLCAHMPGPRSYTGESLIEINCHGGRAVLGAVMQEALNLGARLAERGEFTYRAFMNGRMDLSQAEAVAEMIHAPTKAAMHLAQVKLSGLLGTRISELRARLEGLRAQMAVAVDFPDEELECLSPEELIDTVEGVRGEIAELLKAVDRTRAWREGALAVLAGRVNAGKSSLMNALLGRNRAIVTDQPGTTRDYLEETLNLDGLTIRLADTAGIRATDDAVEAAGLTMGRELMDRADLVLLLMDGTASVDRDTLDAARRTGPDKGLAVLNKADLDGFDESNGAPLADLGFETVAVSAKTGAGLDHLASRIRERILKEAGQPDPDELAPNARQAAVLAKADRELADLSGDADAGIPYDLLSVRLETACDVLAGITGEIAASDVLNSIFDSFCIGK; via the coding sequence ATGCTCGACCCCAGGCACTCCCAGGACACCATTGCGGCCATCGCCACCCCGCCCGGCGACGGCGGCGTGGGCATCATCCGCGTCAGCGGCCCGCGCGCCCTCGACATCGCCCGCCGGATATTCCGGCCCGCGAACCCGGCCTTCACCGATTTTCTGCCCTACCGTCTGCACTACGGGCACATAACCGACGCGGACGGCACGGAGCTGGACGACGTGCTCTGCGCCCACATGCCCGGCCCCCGCTCCTACACCGGCGAATCGCTGATCGAGATCAACTGCCACGGCGGCCGGGCCGTGCTCGGCGCGGTCATGCAGGAGGCCCTGAACCTCGGGGCGCGCCTGGCCGAACGCGGCGAGTTCACCTACCGCGCCTTCATGAACGGGCGCATGGACCTGTCCCAGGCCGAGGCCGTTGCCGAGATGATCCACGCCCCGACCAAGGCGGCCATGCATCTGGCCCAGGTCAAGCTGTCCGGCCTGCTCGGAACCAGGATCTCGGAGCTGCGCGCCCGGCTCGAGGGACTGCGCGCCCAGATGGCCGTGGCCGTGGACTTCCCGGACGAGGAACTGGAATGCCTCTCCCCGGAGGAGCTGATCGACACGGTGGAGGGCGTGCGCGGCGAGATAGCCGAGCTGCTCAAGGCCGTTGACCGCACGCGCGCCTGGCGCGAAGGAGCCCTGGCGGTCCTGGCGGGCCGGGTCAACGCGGGCAAGTCGAGCCTGATGAACGCGCTGCTCGGGCGCAACCGGGCCATCGTCACGGACCAGCCCGGGACCACCCGCGACTACCTGGAGGAGACCCTGAATCTGGACGGGCTGACCATCCGGCTGGCCGATACTGCGGGCATCCGGGCCACGGACGACGCCGTGGAGGCCGCCGGGCTGACCATGGGCCGCGAGCTCATGGACCGGGCCGACCTGGTCCTGTTGCTCATGGACGGCACGGCAAGCGTGGACCGGGACACCCTGGACGCCGCCCGGCGCACCGGCCCGGACAAGGGACTGGCCGTGCTGAACAAGGCGGACCTCGACGGTTTTGACGAGAGCAACGGCGCACCGCTCGCCGATCTGGGTTTCGAGACCGTGGCCGTGTCGGCCAAGACCGGCGCGGGTCTGGATCATCTGGCGTCGCGCATCCGCGAGCGCATCCTCAAGGAAGCGGGCCAGCCCGATCCGGACGAACTCGCGCCCAATGCCCGCCAGGCCGCCGTGCTGGCAAAGGCCGACCGCGAACTGGCCGACCTGAGCGGCGATGCCGACGCCGGAATCCCCTACGACCTCTTGAGCGTGCGTCTGGAAACCGCCTGCGACGTGCTCGCCGGGATCACCGGCGAGATCGCGGCCAGTGACGTGCTCAACTCCATCTTCGACTCGTTCTGCATAGGGAAATAG
- a CDS encoding Jag family protein, which translates to MSDFKEFQGKDLDEAIESACDYFNLQRDRLEIEILSGGSSGIFGIMGVKKAKVQARPRAQVNASDILNGEDKPAKPKRQAKPKREAKAPAPAAEETVAFTEQPETAEIIEDEPNGNFIPVEEYNDVNGNVAKPEPADDAPARKPRDKKPRQPKGEKKGRERKPRERKPRESREPREPREPREPREERPRTDMSEFDPELLENAVREVMGELLTPIVGETAVEITLESDRVKVFIDDEENSGLIIGREGQTLSSIQYLVNRLVSRKMEASVRIQVDTGDYRERQDDKLRQIAWHLAEKADSLGRTQSTKPLSSYHRRVIHLALQDNETVFTRSKGDGPMKRVLIVPKSRKNGNGRARY; encoded by the coding sequence ATGAGTGACTTCAAGGAATTCCAGGGGAAGGACCTGGACGAAGCAATCGAAAGCGCCTGTGATTACTTCAATCTGCAGCGCGATCGGCTTGAAATAGAAATCCTGTCCGGAGGCTCTTCCGGCATCTTCGGCATCATGGGCGTGAAAAAGGCCAAGGTACAGGCCCGGCCCCGCGCCCAGGTAAACGCCTCCGACATCCTCAACGGCGAGGACAAGCCGGCCAAGCCCAAGCGCCAGGCCAAGCCCAAACGCGAGGCCAAGGCCCCTGCCCCCGCTGCCGAGGAAACCGTGGCGTTCACGGAACAGCCCGAGACCGCCGAGATCATCGAGGACGAGCCCAACGGCAACTTCATCCCGGTCGAGGAATACAACGACGTCAACGGCAACGTGGCCAAGCCCGAACCGGCCGACGACGCCCCGGCGCGCAAGCCCCGCGACAAAAAGCCCCGCCAGCCCAAGGGCGAAAAGAAGGGCCGCGAGCGCAAGCCGCGTGAACGCAAGCCGCGCGAATCCCGGGAGCCCCGGGAGCCGCGCGAACCCCGGGAACCGCGCGAGGAACGTCCGCGCACCGACATGTCCGAGTTCGATCCGGAACTCCTCGAGAACGCCGTTCGCGAGGTCATGGGCGAGCTGCTGACTCCCATCGTGGGCGAAACCGCCGTGGAGATCACCCTGGAATCCGACCGGGTCAAGGTCTTCATCGACGACGAGGAGAACTCCGGCCTGATCATCGGCCGAGAGGGACAGACTCTGTCCTCCATCCAGTACCTGGTCAACCGGCTGGTCTCCCGCAAGATGGAGGCCTCGGTGCGCATCCAGGTGGACACCGGCGACTACCGCGAACGCCAGGACGACAAGCTCAGGCAGATCGCCTGGCACCTGGCCGAGAAGGCGGACAGCCTGGGCCGGACCCAGTCCACCAAGCCCCTGTCCTCCTACCACCGCCGGGTCATCCACCTGGCCCTGCAGGACAACGAGACGGTCTTCACCCGCTCCAAAGGCGACGGTCCCATGAAGCGCGTGCTCATCGTCCCCAAGAGCCGCAAGAACGGCAACGGCCGCGCCCGCTACTAG